A single region of the Mercenaria mercenaria strain notata chromosome 6, MADL_Memer_1, whole genome shotgun sequence genome encodes:
- the LOC123549606 gene encoding baculoviral IAP repeat-containing protein 3-like, translated as MAGVLSKFDANFHRYFKLPSYEYTLTSKGSSGKKITESDHKTLPENVAQKPKNGDSDGRYTSPYTAMVSSERTLTNEGVNGNRENRNRTDTANMRKTDSSNISQNSAETGKMSSERESSNRNPTENVTTRKDANCINNKTTSRDTRTDRGSIDRNQIDSSDTRINRSSSIKNQTDSIDARTERGSVNINQPDSADTRGNRNSSNRNQTDSIDTRRADSDRDSISRTTSNSDENKQSFSDRLGIVLYNPKYRQYATSESRLKSYENWQQKKKISVNVLVSAGFAYTGVDDSVRCFYCGGALRDWPDAADPWREHALNFPHCGHLRQCKGDAYIKHVRGEDDSDCEIDGDGNDVIDTVEVAIKRNKDAVMAARDFCTDENLIRCGIKKLLLEKDTFSGVDLVKVTEQIKEEIECKEESGKIAQAACLENDESSESETEADIVEENRKLKDPVMCKICFDAMACIITLPCGHMVCCSQCISALSKCAICRAQIKGTVRALMATYKSKL; from the coding sequence ATGGCAGGGGTCTTGTCAAAATTTGATGCAAATTTTCACAGATACTTTAAACTGCCATCATACGAATACACTTTGACTTCAAAAGGATCATCCGGCAAGAAAATTACTGAATCTGATCATAAAACGTTACCGGAAAATGTCGCGCAAAAGCCAAAAAATGGAGACAGTGATGGAAGGTATACGTCACCTTATACTGCAATGGTCAGCAGTGAGAGAACTCTTACGAATGAAGGAGTAAACGGAAATAGGGAGAACAGAAATCGAACTGACACTGCAAACATGAGAAAGACAGATAGCTCTAATATAAGCCAAAATTCTGCAGAAACAGGAAAAATGAGCAGCGAAAGAGAGAGCTCAAACAGAAACCCAACCGAAAACGTAACTACGAGGAAAGATGCAAATTgcataaataacaaaactacttcCAGAGATACAAGAACAGATAGAGGTAGCATCGACAGAAACCAAATTGACtcttcagatacaagaataaatAGAAGTAGCTCTATTAAAAATCAGACTGACTCTATTGATGCAAGAACAGAAAGAGGTAGCGTAAACATAAATCAACCTGATTCTGCAGATACAAGAGGAAATAGAAATAGCTCAAACAGAAACCAGACTGATTCCATTGATACAAGAAGAGCGGACAGCGATAGAGACAGCATAAGTAGGACAACAAGTAATTCTGATGAAAACAAACAATCATTTAGTGACAGATTAGGAATTGTCTTGTATAACCCTAAGTACAGACAGTACGCAACCTCAGAATCAAGGCTTAAATCCTATGAAAATTggcaacaaaaaaagaaaattagtgTAAATGTACTTGTAAGTGCAGGATTTGCTTATACTGGGGTAGATGATTCTGTGAGATGTTTTTATTGTGGAGGGGCTCTCAGGGACTGGCCAGATGCAGCAGACCCTTGGAGAGAACATGCCTTAAACTTCCCGCACTGTGGACATTTGCGTCAGTGTAAGGGTGATGCATACATTAAACACGTTCGTGGTGAAGATGACAGTGATTGTGAAATTGACGGCGATGGTAATGATGTGATCGATACGGTTGAAGTTGCAATTAAGCGTAATAAAGATGCTGTTATGGCAGCCAGGGATTTCTGCACTGACGAAAACTTAATTAGATGTGGAATAAAAAAATTGCTTCTCGAAAAAGATACATTTTCAGGAGTAGATCTTGTCAAAGTAACAGAACAGATAAAAGAAGAAATTGAATGTAAAGAAGAATCGGGTAAAATTGCACAAGCAGCCTGTTTAGAAAATGACGAGTCGTCTGAATCGGAGACAGAGGCTGATATAGTCGAAGAGAATAGAAAGCTTAAAGACCCGGTCATGTGCAAAATATGTTTTGACGCAATGGCTTGTATTATAACATTACCTTGTGGTCATATGGTCTGTTGTTCTCAATGTATTTCGGCGCTCTCGAAGTGTGCTATATGCCGAGCTCAAATAAAAGGGACAGTGCGAGCTTTGATGGCTACATATAAATCTAAACTATAG